One window of the Arthrobacter sp. zg-Y919 genome contains the following:
- a CDS encoding methyltransferase produces the protein MSDFSFVPSAPRSRDTWLLKALAADLEEAGYTVNGVAEFLGEDASAALQRDQLVPALLACRAEAEAASPRRVAVPVQLWLLGETAERAELDGALPRTGTEGLLELGLIERGRVFGTFRAAVDLRPYGTDDGGTGSDGNPDGDLWVASDLGSHQRPGVLRRDHVLGIGQASLSLAQLTVRAPVGRALDLGTGCGIQTFHLLRHADHVTATDVSERALAFTRFNLMLNSSQLDIDPDQPGERFTLRLGSLLEPVAEEKFDLVVSNPPFVITPRTGEDSDRYTYRDGGLAGDGIVAALVSGLQDVLRPGGTAQMLGNWEIPEDREQDWSARVEEWLPEGTDAWVIQRETLTPSEYAEMWLRDSAQGRDREEYAAAYAGYLEDFASRSVGTVGFGSFWLRRRRKPGAEPLRRFEEITHPIEQPMGPHLDAAVRRFDWVSARGDLTDVHLLVADDVTEERHQRPGAEHPGVILLRQGAGLRRTNLMSTELTGFVSACDGELSAGQIISALAALLDRPDPEFGRELIAEVRNLVLDGFLVPDRW, from the coding sequence GTGAGTGATTTCTCTTTCGTTCCTTCCGCACCCCGCAGCCGCGACACCTGGCTCCTCAAGGCGCTCGCCGCCGATCTGGAGGAGGCCGGATACACCGTGAACGGTGTGGCCGAATTCCTCGGAGAGGACGCATCGGCGGCCCTGCAGCGCGACCAGTTGGTCCCTGCGCTGCTGGCCTGCCGGGCGGAAGCCGAGGCTGCCTCCCCCCGCCGGGTGGCCGTTCCCGTCCAGCTCTGGCTTCTGGGCGAAACGGCGGAGCGCGCCGAACTCGACGGCGCGCTGCCCCGCACAGGCACGGAAGGCCTACTGGAACTCGGGCTGATTGAACGCGGCCGCGTGTTCGGCACCTTCCGCGCCGCGGTGGACCTTCGCCCCTACGGCACGGACGACGGCGGCACAGGGTCCGACGGGAACCCGGACGGCGACCTTTGGGTGGCCAGCGACTTGGGCAGCCACCAGCGCCCCGGAGTGCTCCGCCGCGACCATGTCCTGGGTATCGGGCAGGCCTCCCTGAGCCTGGCCCAGCTCACCGTGCGCGCACCCGTGGGCCGCGCCCTGGACCTCGGGACCGGCTGCGGTATCCAGACTTTCCACCTGCTCCGGCACGCGGACCACGTCACGGCCACCGATGTTTCCGAGCGTGCGCTCGCCTTCACCCGGTTCAACCTGATGCTCAACTCGTCGCAGCTGGACATCGATCCGGACCAGCCCGGGGAACGCTTCACCCTTCGGCTGGGAAGCCTGCTGGAACCGGTGGCGGAGGAGAAATTCGACCTCGTGGTCTCCAACCCGCCGTTCGTCATCACCCCGCGCACCGGTGAGGACAGCGACCGGTACACCTACCGTGACGGCGGCCTGGCCGGGGACGGCATTGTTGCCGCGCTGGTCTCCGGACTGCAGGACGTCCTGCGCCCGGGCGGCACCGCGCAGATGCTGGGCAACTGGGAGATCCCGGAGGACCGGGAGCAGGACTGGTCAGCCCGGGTCGAAGAGTGGCTTCCGGAGGGGACGGATGCCTGGGTCATCCAGCGGGAGACCCTCACCCCGTCCGAATACGCCGAAATGTGGCTCCGTGACTCCGCGCAGGGCCGCGACCGTGAAGAGTACGCTGCGGCGTACGCCGGCTACCTGGAGGACTTCGCCTCCCGGAGTGTCGGGACTGTGGGATTCGGCTCATTCTGGCTGCGCCGGCGACGGAAGCCCGGGGCTGAGCCGCTGCGCCGGTTCGAAGAGATCACCCATCCCATCGAGCAGCCCATGGGGCCGCACCTCGACGCCGCTGTCCGCCGGTTCGACTGGGTCAGCGCCCGCGGCGACCTCACCGACGTGCACCTCCTGGTGGCCGACGACGTCACGGAGGAGCGCCACCAGCGTCCCGGAGCCGAGCATCCCGGGGTGATCCTGCTCCGCCAGGGTGCCGGGCTGCGGCGCACCAACCTCATGAGCACTGAGCTCACCGGATTCGTGTCCGCGTGCGACGGCGAACTGTCCGCGGGGCAGATCATCTCGGCGCTGGCCGCCCTGCTGGACCGTCCGGATCCTGAGTTTGGCCGGGAGCTGATCGCGGAAGTGCGTAATCTGGTGTTGGACGGGTTCCTCGTTCCGGACCGCTGGTAG
- a CDS encoding FAD-binding protein — protein METVDTALDAAGGAVGNGPDRQVPDTEADPGAGSAAAGEWDRIVDVLVVGSGAAALTAAITAADDGLDVLVVESTRLWGGTTAISGGGLWMPDNPLMKKAGVQDSLQNALTYMEEVIADVGPVSSRERKLAFLQSIPEVVTFLGGLGVQWMRSKDYPDYYPDRPGGMVGRSLEVRAFDTKLLGPWFKQSRAAASGIPAPLATDDVWELSRAWSTPSGFVRGARFVFRTLGGLLRGKRLYGLGGALSSSLMYIVRNQQTPVWLSAPLTDLIQDDDGAVLGAVVRRQGRDVRIKARRGVVLGAGGFARNAAWREKYQGLEKEYSSAPEGDLGQAIDIVAARGGALALMDDAWWGPTAVGPKGKVTFTLAERSMPFSLVVDAAGKRFLNESESYVDFGHHMLENNKKVPGDPAWLVFESRHARRYLFNALLQGRREWQRQGLLVRDGTLAGLAGKMGVPPAALEATVERFNGFARTGIDEDFHRGDTVYDNYYSDPRVKPNPNLGPLEQGPFSAVRLYPGDLGTKGGLVTDADARVLREDGSVIPGLYAAGNTTASVMGRTYPGAGATIAPAVVFGYRAARHAAAYGAAAAGTAAAPAVAAAAPAELPVQATAG, from the coding sequence ATGGAAACGGTTGACACAGCGCTGGATGCCGCAGGAGGAGCAGTCGGGAACGGGCCAGACAGGCAGGTCCCCGACACGGAAGCGGACCCCGGCGCCGGATCGGCGGCAGCCGGGGAGTGGGACCGGATAGTCGACGTCCTCGTGGTTGGATCGGGAGCGGCCGCGCTAACGGCGGCCATCACGGCAGCCGACGACGGCCTGGACGTGCTGGTGGTGGAAAGCACCCGGCTCTGGGGCGGCACCACGGCCATTTCCGGCGGTGGCCTGTGGATGCCGGACAACCCCCTGATGAAAAAGGCGGGGGTGCAGGACAGCCTGCAGAATGCCCTCACCTATATGGAGGAGGTGATTGCCGACGTCGGCCCCGTCTCCTCACGCGAACGCAAACTCGCCTTCCTGCAGTCCATCCCCGAGGTCGTGACGTTCCTGGGCGGACTCGGCGTGCAGTGGATGCGTTCCAAGGACTACCCCGACTATTACCCGGACCGGCCCGGCGGCATGGTGGGGCGTTCCCTGGAGGTCAGGGCCTTCGACACCAAGCTGCTGGGCCCCTGGTTTAAGCAGTCCCGAGCAGCCGCGTCGGGCATCCCCGCTCCGCTGGCCACCGACGATGTCTGGGAGCTCTCCCGGGCCTGGTCCACGCCGAGCGGCTTCGTCCGCGGAGCGCGTTTTGTCTTCCGCACCCTTGGCGGCCTGCTCCGGGGCAAACGCCTGTACGGTCTGGGCGGTGCCCTCTCATCCTCGCTGATGTACATCGTCCGCAACCAGCAGACCCCCGTCTGGCTTTCCGCGCCGCTGACGGACCTGATCCAGGACGACGACGGCGCGGTGCTGGGCGCCGTCGTCCGCCGGCAGGGCCGGGATGTGAGGATCAAAGCCCGCCGCGGCGTCGTCCTGGGTGCCGGAGGATTTGCCCGGAACGCGGCATGGCGGGAAAAGTACCAGGGCCTGGAAAAGGAGTATTCCTCGGCGCCGGAAGGTGATCTGGGCCAGGCTATCGACATCGTGGCTGCCCGCGGCGGTGCGCTGGCACTGATGGATGACGCGTGGTGGGGTCCCACCGCCGTCGGGCCCAAGGGCAAGGTCACCTTTACGCTCGCGGAACGGTCCATGCCCTTCTCCCTGGTGGTCGACGCGGCGGGCAAACGGTTCCTGAACGAGTCGGAATCCTATGTGGACTTCGGCCACCACATGCTGGAGAACAACAAGAAAGTGCCGGGGGATCCCGCGTGGCTGGTGTTCGAATCCCGCCATGCCCGCCGCTACCTGTTTAATGCCCTGCTGCAGGGGCGCCGGGAGTGGCAGCGCCAGGGCCTGCTTGTCCGGGACGGCACACTGGCCGGCCTCGCCGGAAAGATGGGTGTTCCGCCGGCCGCGCTCGAAGCCACCGTGGAACGGTTCAACGGTTTTGCCCGGACCGGAATCGATGAAGATTTCCACCGGGGCGACACCGTGTATGACAACTACTACAGCGACCCACGGGTGAAGCCGAATCCGAATCTGGGCCCGTTGGAGCAGGGACCGTTTTCCGCCGTACGCCTGTACCCGGGTGACCTGGGAACCAAGGGTGGACTGGTGACGGATGCCGATGCCCGCGTGCTCCGCGAGGACGGCAGCGTCATCCCGGGCCTGTACGCGGCGGGAAACACCACTGCGTCGGTCATGGGCCGCACCTACCCCGGGGCCGGGGCAACCATAGCCCCGGCGGTTGTCTTCGGCTACCGCGCCGCCCGGCACGCCGCCGCCTACGGTGCCGCAGCGGCCGGAACCGCCGCCGCACCCGCGGTGGCCGCCGCGGCTCCTGCCGAGCTGCCGGTGCAGGCCACGGCAGGGTAG
- a CDS encoding rhodanese-related sulfurtransferase, whose product MALNRIALYYAFTPLPDPDAIRLWQRALCEKLGLRGRILISKDGINGTVGGELDAIKAYVKATREYPPFKKMDIKYSEGSAEDFPRLSVKVRDEIVSFGAPGELKVDENGVVGGGTHLRPEELHQLVEEKEKAGEEVVFFDGRNAFEAQIGKFKGAVVPDVATTHDFIKELESGKYDDLKDKPVVTYCTGGIRCEVLSSLMVNRGFSEVYQMKGGIVRYGETYGDKGLWEGSLYVFDKRMHTEFTDDAVTIGECVRCHAPTSKFENCSNPSCRKLTLYCADCASDPATLRCPDGCDG is encoded by the coding sequence GTGGCATTGAACCGAATTGCACTGTATTACGCTTTCACTCCTCTTCCGGACCCGGACGCGATCCGCCTCTGGCAGCGCGCCCTCTGCGAAAAGCTGGGCCTGCGCGGGCGGATCCTGATCTCCAAGGACGGCATTAACGGCACCGTCGGCGGGGAGCTCGACGCCATCAAGGCCTACGTCAAAGCGACCCGGGAATACCCTCCATTCAAGAAGATGGACATCAAGTATTCCGAAGGGTCGGCGGAGGACTTCCCGCGGCTGAGCGTGAAGGTCCGCGACGAAATTGTGAGCTTCGGCGCACCGGGCGAACTGAAGGTCGACGAGAACGGTGTGGTCGGCGGCGGAACCCACCTGCGCCCCGAGGAACTCCACCAGCTGGTTGAAGAGAAGGAAAAAGCCGGTGAGGAAGTGGTCTTCTTCGACGGGCGCAATGCCTTCGAAGCGCAGATCGGCAAGTTCAAGGGCGCCGTGGTCCCCGATGTAGCCACCACCCACGACTTCATCAAGGAACTTGAATCCGGCAAATACGACGACCTCAAGGACAAGCCCGTCGTCACGTACTGCACCGGCGGCATCCGCTGCGAGGTGCTCTCCAGCCTGATGGTGAACCGCGGGTTCTCCGAGGTCTACCAAATGAAGGGCGGCATTGTCCGCTACGGGGAAACCTACGGAGACAAGGGCCTGTGGGAAGGCTCGCTGTATGTCTTCGACAAGCGGATGCATACCGAGTTCACGGACGACGCCGTGACCATCGGCGAGTGCGTCCGCTGCCACGCGCCCACGAGCAAGTTCGAGAACTGCTCCAACCCCTCGTGCCGGAAATTGACCCTCTACTGCGCGGACTGCGCCTCCGACCCCGCCACACTCCGCTGCCCCGACGGCTGCGACGGCTGA
- a CDS encoding GNAT family N-acetyltransferase, whose translation MRALDDDLLETWVSGWAQARGYQTRHEGRFPAALLHDRTNDWEYFALEPSPDEFAALASSARHSPSRLFTIVTTRVREMHGAASVYGLQIRSTDEVLMVAEMEGQDIEAPVLPWDTFNAESTHEDRVGAVTVFDDGQPIAQGRMAVVDGYAVFDRIITEPGYRRRGLGSYVMRALTAQALEDDAESGLLIASLDGQELYRYLGWESLAAVVMFEPRL comes from the coding sequence ATGAGAGCGCTGGATGACGATTTACTTGAGACCTGGGTCTCCGGGTGGGCACAGGCGAGGGGCTACCAGACCCGCCACGAGGGGCGTTTCCCTGCGGCCCTGCTGCACGACCGGACCAATGACTGGGAGTATTTCGCGCTGGAGCCCTCCCCCGACGAGTTCGCAGCCCTCGCCTCCTCCGCACGGCACAGTCCCTCCCGGCTGTTCACCATCGTGACGACCCGGGTCCGTGAAATGCACGGGGCAGCCTCGGTGTACGGGCTGCAGATCCGTTCAACCGATGAAGTGCTGATGGTCGCGGAAATGGAGGGCCAGGACATCGAGGCCCCCGTGCTGCCGTGGGACACCTTCAACGCCGAAAGCACCCATGAGGACCGGGTGGGTGCCGTGACCGTGTTCGACGACGGTCAGCCGATAGCCCAGGGGCGAATGGCCGTTGTGGACGGCTACGCAGTGTTTGACCGGATCATCACCGAGCCGGGCTACCGACGGCGCGGGCTGGGCAGCTACGTGATGCGGGCCTTGACCGCCCAGGCGCTGGAGGACGACGCCGAGTCCGGGCTGCTCATCGCGTCCCTCGACGGCCAGGAACTCTACCGGTACCTGGGCTGGGAGTCCCTGGCGGCCGTGGTGATGTTCGAGCCCCGGCTCTGA
- a CDS encoding DEAD/DEAH box helicase produces MALHDSLIPLLGGGAEPEQLMHVHQIPARLAVTAPWPAWAHPDVVAAYQGLGIQEPWAHQMEAAEAAHAGQHTIIATGTASGKSLAYQLPVLDAIHRTSLDDRATLEPSGAVALYLAPTKALAADQLAAVKSLRLPTVRAETYDGDTDTGARRWIRDHANLVLANPDMLHFGVLPNHAWWARFFRRLKYVIIDEAHSYRGVFGSNVANLLRRLRRICRYYGADPVFIGASATSAEPSESFSRLIGAPVTAVTHDRSPHGSTTVALWEPQLTELKGENGARSRRTVVAETADLLANLVAAQVRTIAFIKSRRGAETIATITRRLLDEVHPSLPDRVAAYRSGYLPEERRELERRLRSGELLGIASTSALELGIDISGLDAVLVAGWPGTRASLFQQIGRAGRSGQDALAAFVASDDPLDTYLVHHPEAIFDISVEATVFDPSNPYVLGPHLCAAAAELPLTPDERELFGTTAGGLLEQLVDQGYLRRRPSGWFWTHPESAASMVNLRAAGGGPINIVETDTGMLLGTMDSPQAQYQAHTGAVYVHQGQTFLVDELNEADHCAMVTRTNPEFYTQARDITQVEVLETDRTSEWNGIQVCFGTVKVTTQVVSYQRKALISNEILGEEPLELEAKELFTKAVWFVIDEKFLVSAGLAPADFPGSLHAAEHASIGMLPLVATSDRWDIGGVSTALHADTEKPTIFVYDGHPGGAGFAERGYEAARIWLTATRDAIRACECDGGCPSCVQSPKCGNKNNPLDKKGAVTLLDVLLDHAPDALVLTP; encoded by the coding sequence GTGGCTCTTCATGATTCCCTGATTCCGCTGCTCGGCGGCGGCGCCGAGCCCGAGCAGCTGATGCACGTGCATCAGATTCCTGCGCGCCTGGCCGTCACTGCGCCATGGCCCGCCTGGGCACACCCCGACGTCGTTGCCGCCTATCAGGGGCTCGGCATCCAGGAGCCGTGGGCCCACCAGATGGAAGCCGCCGAAGCTGCGCACGCCGGCCAGCACACGATCATCGCCACCGGCACCGCATCCGGCAAGTCACTGGCCTACCAGCTGCCCGTCCTCGATGCCATCCACCGCACCTCCCTGGATGACCGCGCCACCCTCGAGCCCTCCGGCGCCGTCGCCCTGTACCTGGCACCCACCAAAGCACTGGCCGCTGATCAGCTGGCCGCCGTGAAATCGCTGCGCCTTCCCACCGTCCGCGCCGAGACGTACGACGGCGACACGGACACCGGTGCCCGCCGCTGGATCCGGGACCACGCCAATCTCGTGCTCGCGAATCCGGACATGCTGCACTTCGGGGTGCTGCCGAACCACGCGTGGTGGGCCCGGTTCTTCCGTCGCCTGAAATACGTGATCATCGACGAGGCGCACAGCTACCGCGGGGTCTTCGGCTCCAATGTCGCGAACCTGCTCCGGCGGCTGCGGCGGATCTGCCGGTATTACGGTGCCGATCCGGTGTTCATTGGCGCCTCTGCCACGTCCGCCGAACCCTCGGAGTCCTTCAGCCGGCTCATTGGCGCGCCGGTCACCGCCGTGACGCACGACCGTTCGCCGCACGGATCCACGACGGTGGCCCTGTGGGAGCCGCAGCTGACCGAGCTCAAGGGAGAGAACGGCGCCCGTTCGCGGCGCACGGTCGTGGCGGAGACCGCCGATCTGCTGGCCAACCTGGTGGCGGCACAGGTACGCACCATTGCCTTCATCAAGTCCCGCCGTGGGGCCGAAACGATTGCGACCATTACCCGGCGGCTGCTGGATGAGGTGCATCCTTCGCTTCCGGACCGGGTGGCGGCGTACCGTTCCGGCTATTTGCCGGAGGAACGCCGGGAGCTGGAACGGCGGCTGCGCAGCGGCGAGCTACTGGGCATCGCCAGTACCTCCGCCCTGGAGCTGGGCATCGACATTTCCGGCCTGGACGCGGTGCTGGTGGCCGGGTGGCCCGGTACCCGCGCCTCGTTGTTCCAGCAGATCGGCCGGGCCGGACGGTCGGGGCAGGACGCCCTGGCGGCCTTCGTGGCCAGCGACGATCCGCTCGACACCTATCTGGTGCATCATCCGGAAGCCATCTTTGATATTTCCGTGGAGGCGACGGTCTTTGATCCGTCCAACCCGTATGTCCTCGGACCGCACCTGTGCGCTGCCGCGGCGGAGCTGCCGTTGACTCCCGATGAGCGGGAGCTGTTCGGCACCACTGCCGGCGGGCTGCTGGAGCAGTTGGTGGACCAGGGCTATCTGCGGCGCCGGCCCTCCGGCTGGTTCTGGACGCACCCGGAAAGCGCCGCGTCCATGGTCAACCTGCGGGCGGCAGGCGGTGGTCCGATCAATATTGTGGAGACGGATACGGGCATGCTGCTGGGCACCATGGACTCTCCGCAGGCGCAGTACCAGGCGCACACCGGGGCGGTTTACGTTCATCAGGGACAGACGTTCCTGGTGGACGAGCTCAATGAAGCCGACCACTGCGCCATGGTGACCCGGACCAACCCGGAGTTCTACACCCAGGCCCGGGACATCACCCAGGTCGAGGTGCTGGAAACCGACCGGACCTCGGAGTGGAACGGCATCCAGGTCTGCTTCGGCACGGTCAAGGTGACGACGCAGGTGGTGTCCTACCAGCGCAAGGCCCTGATCTCGAACGAAATCCTCGGCGAGGAACCGTTGGAGCTGGAAGCCAAGGAGCTGTTCACCAAGGCCGTCTGGTTCGTCATCGACGAGAAGTTCCTGGTCTCGGCCGGACTGGCGCCTGCCGATTTCCCCGGTTCCCTGCATGCCGCAGAACACGCGTCCATCGGGATGCTGCCGCTGGTGGCGACCAGCGACCGGTGGGACATCGGCGGGGTGTCCACGGCCCTGCATGCCGATACCGAGAAGCCGACCATCTTCGTCTACGACGGGCATCCCGGCGGTGCCGGCTTCGCCGAGCGCGGTTATGAGGCTGCCCGGATCTGGCTCACCGCGACCCGCGATGCCATCCGGGCCTGCGAGTGCGACGGCGGCTGCCCCTCCTGCGTGCAGTCCCCCAAATGCGGCAACAAGAACAACCCGCTGGATAAGAAGGGTGCCGTCACGCTCCTGGACGTGCTGTTGGATCATGCGCCGGACGCGCTGGTGCTGACCCCCTAG
- a CDS encoding TadE family type IV pilus minor pilin — protein MPGTAAGDPRGGRDRGAVTAEFAVALPAIVLVLVGGLTGIAAGVTQLRLEEAARAAAREIMRADREAAEAAVERLAGSPAQLVLSEEDQWTVVEVRRALSLPVLSLLPLELSADAVAFPGDGGLPDGARPER, from the coding sequence ATGCCGGGAACCGCCGCGGGGGATCCGAGGGGTGGGCGGGACCGGGGCGCCGTCACCGCAGAGTTCGCCGTGGCGCTGCCGGCCATTGTGCTGGTGCTTGTAGGCGGGTTAACGGGCATTGCAGCGGGAGTTACACAGCTGCGGCTGGAGGAGGCAGCCCGGGCAGCAGCAAGGGAGATCATGCGTGCGGACCGGGAAGCAGCAGAGGCTGCCGTGGAGCGGTTGGCGGGCAGCCCGGCTCAGTTGGTGCTTTCGGAAGAGGATCAGTGGACAGTAGTGGAGGTCCGCAGGGCTTTGTCCCTTCCAGTGCTGAGCCTGCTGCCGCTGGAACTCTCCGCCGACGCCGTCGCCTTTCCCGGGGATGGGGGTCTGCCTGATGGGGCCAGACCTGAGCGCTGA
- a CDS encoding DUF4244 domain-containing protein, translating to MAAKPAVRRRTTAAELSAPAWSDREAGMATAEYAIATLAAVAFAGLLAVVLGSDEVRSMLVSLIRSALTLG from the coding sequence CTGGCGGCAAAACCCGCTGTAAGGCGCCGAACTACCGCCGCGGAGCTTTCCGCTCCGGCCTGGTCCGACCGGGAAGCGGGAATGGCTACAGCGGAATATGCAATCGCCACGTTGGCTGCCGTGGCCTTTGCCGGGCTCCTTGCTGTGGTCTTGGGAAGCGATGAAGTCCGGTCGATGCTGGTGTCCCTGATCCGGTCCGCGCTGACCCTCGGATGA